AATTTATAACGATCATCAATCTTCGTATTTGATCTTGATGCATAATTGCACAAGTACCTGACTGCCCTATATAACAAATCCCCATCATAACTATGTAATAGGTCTTCAAAGAGTTCATTGTATTTATAGATGTCTAAGGAGTACTCATTAATATAGCGGTATTCGATCAAACAACTTGTTAGGTAATGTTTTTTAGGCGCATGTTCATTGATGTCTTTAATCCTTCGCTCTTGTATCTTTTGTTTCTTTGGTTTCTTCTGTTGGTCTTTTTTTACTTCTTCAATGATTTCATTGGGAGTTTCTGGTTCATCTATTAACCAATACTTCGATAAATCTTGATTTTTACGACTTCTTGTCGCTACTAGGAACCTCTTTTGGATGCCTTTGGAAGTAATGATGTTTTGATTTAATAGATCCTTATCAATCAAATCAATGTAAGCTAAATATAAAATGATTTCTTGGAGTTTATTTTTTCCATTGATGTATTTCCCACCAATACCATTAAGAAGAATATAAGAGAGATCTGTTGTGGATGCTTCAAGGTAATAGCCATTCATAAAAACATTAGTGAGCACAAGTAAATAAGACATAAACCCGAGCGGTCCATACCGATGCATCAGTTTAATGATTTTTGCATCACTAAAGATATTGACATCTAAATTGAAGAAATCTAATCCAAGACTACTTTTTGACATAACGTGGATACTCCACTTCTGATAACTGTTTTAAGAAATCATCAATTTGTTTTTTTGAGAAACGCCATTTATTAGCAATTTTGACTCCATTAAGTTTACCTATACTAATGTAGGTGTAAATTGTTCTTGGTGTGACACGTAAACTAATAGCAACCTCATTAATTGTATAATGAGTGATATCTTCTTTTGTCATTTGTTTTCCTCCTCCTCTTCATCAAATAGATAATTATTGATACGAAACTCTGAATCATCGTTGATGCGGTTGATGTTATGCGCATAAATCAAAGTCGTTTCGATATTCTTGTGTCTTAATAGTTGTTGAGTGGATTCTAGTGTTCCACCCGCTTGTAGATTTAAATAAGCAGTTGTATGTCTTAACGAATGCGGTGTATGTTTTGCATTATAGATACCAGCTTCTTTCATCAAAATCGTAATAAACCTTCTTAATGTATTTGATGATAACTGCTGGCAACTAGATGTTTCTCCATGAGTAACAAACAAATACCTGGAATTATCTCTTCTACGGTTTAGATAATCATTTAACGCATCGGTTACTTCTGCAGATAACTTTACAAAGGTATCTGCACCATCTTTTCCTTTACCGTGGACATATAGAATCGAATACTTAAAGAGCTTCGATAGGTCTGCTTTTGTTGCTCTTACAACTTCGATAGAACGAACACCTGTAATAATCATCAAAAGAATAATTGCATAATTACGATAGCCTCTTATATCGGTTTTACTTTGTTTAGCAACTTCTATCAGTTTAAGGGCTTGTTCTTTATTAAGAGGTTCTTTCTTGTAATTACGATCAATCTTTGCGCCTTTTATTTTCTCTGCAATATTAAACTGATAAACATCCTCAAATTCATACTGTCTTTGATTGACTTTCAACCATTGATAAAAATTTCGGATGACTACGATTTGTTTTTGGATTGTATTGGCTCTTAATCCTTCTTCCCACATTTGTTCTCTGTAATCAATGATGTCAGAACGCTTTGCGTATTGGATGTTATGCCTTTTTAAATAGCGAACATAACGTAGTAGTAAAGCCTTATAGCTATTGACACTATTCTTCTTGATATCTAGGTTTTCACAAAACAGTTCGATCAACGGTTCTAAAGGATGGGCTTTAATCATTCAATTGGTCCTCTAGATATTTTTCTTCTAAATTGTACAAATCTTGTAGATCAATTGATAGTAAGGTCGCAAACTTATACGCAGTCTTTAAGGATAACCTTTGTCCTTTTCTACCGTTTTCAATCATTTCATAATAATTTCTACTCATTTCAATCATCTCAGACACTTGCAACATCGTGTATTGATTCTTTTTTCTGAAGTTATATAGATATTTTCTTTGCATTGAACTGTAGTGAAATGCTTTTATCTTTCCTTTATCCATTTATCTTTTACTTCACTTCCCTTTACTTTATAGATTTTTAGCTTCAAAATTGGCCAATTTTGATAGTTGTAACAAACACAAAAAGTTGATTTTCATCAACTCGTTCTTAGCGATTGGGAATTGTTTACGCCATATCAAACTTATTGTTGATGATATATAAACACCATCAAACACAACCTTGAACACAGTATGTGACATTCCACACACGGGACGTAATTTTGGTGAAAATCGTCTTGGTGAAATATCGAAGTATTTTATAAGTTTGATTGGATTTCTCCAACCTCATAGCACGAGAATGACTCTTTGCATAAGCCAATTCTATCAATACATTTATAATTTTCTTTGAGAAAATATTTATACCAAAATCATGCTACATATGGCAAAGTGAAGTCAACATGGTTTGGACCTATAAATCTTGTAATTTTCATATCTATGCATATGCAATTCATAAGAACAACCTATTCTATTCAATGAGAATTTGTTGCGTGATAAATTTGGTAAATTTAAAATATATACTTTATTTCACTCCATATGTAATGATTTTAAAATTATATAAAAATAATTATTAGCCAAATCATTAACATTTAATGTATAATATTTTTATCTTTGCCAACTATAGGAGGTAAAATAATGAAAAATAAATATCCAAAAATTGGAAGAGTGATGAGAGAAAGAGCTGGGTATACACAAGGTTTCTTAGTTACACTATTGGGTAATAAATATAGTATCTCATCCATCCGAAATTATGAGATTGGTGAGCGAGATGCTCCCGTATCCTATCTGTTAGATTTATCCAATTTATATCGCTGTACATTACCTGATTTGTTTGATGAAGAGAAAACGTATTATATGTATTCAAATATTGATATGCTGAACTACTCATATGTAAATCACGAATCAAAGATTGAAAAACCTATTGTTAAATTTGCCTATAGTTATGAACGAAATATCCATACAGATAAATATGATTACTTATACTATTTACTGACTGCAGATGATTTAACACTAAACCTTCCAATGGGAACAAGGTTGCTTGTTCAAATGAAGGGCAAAGAAATGATTGATGTTAACTACAAAGAAAGAATCTATCTGATCTCTGTTGATAAGGAATCACATCCTGATTACGACTATGAGAAAAACTTCCATATTAATCCACACTTTAAAACAACTGAAACAAAACAATTTTTCACTAAAGCAAAGCTAGTTAAAGACCTACCAAACAAAACCGTCATGTATTATGATGGTAAAATAGTACGCTGTATGAACTATCGAAAATTTAAAAATATGATCGATGGTGTTGTACACAAATATATTTTTGATGAAAATATTGATGAATTTGCATTAATGCCATCTAAGGATGGTTTTATTCTTCAATAAGCTATGATATACTAACGTTGGTGAAAATCGAAAACGGGACATGTTCTCTCTTAATTTAGAGGATATATCTCGTTTTTTTTGTATTTATTGAAATAGGTCCCTTTAGATTGGACTATAGACTTGATAAATAACTTCTTAGAGGTAATATACACAGTAACAAAAGGAGGTTTTCACCAATGAACACATATGTAGAAGTCATTGAACCAAAGATTCAGTATAAAGATGAAAAAACAAATGAAATAAACGTCAAAAGGAAAGTTGCTGCTTACGCTCGTGTATCGACTGATGAAACCGATCAGTTAAACAGTTATCAAGTCCAAATCAAAGAATTCACAGAACGGATTAAAAACAATCCGGAATGGGAATTCGCAGGTATGTTTTCTGATGAAGGCATAACAGGAACTAATATGAAGAAGCGAATTGGCATGCAAAAAATGCTAGATGCTGCAAGAAATGGTGACATTGATATGATTATCACCAAATCAATCTCACGGCTTGCGAGAAACACAGTAGACATGCTTACCGTGATTAAAGAAATGCGAGAAATCAAAGTTGAGATCTACTTTGAAAAAGAAAACATCAGTAGTGCTGATCCAAAGATTGATTTCATCTTAACCATCATGTCTTCGATTGCCCAAGAGGAATCCAGAAACATCAGCGAGAATACCA
The sequence above is drawn from the Mariniplasma anaerobium genome and encodes:
- a CDS encoding Lin1244/Lin1753 domain-containing protein → MSKSSLGLDFFNLDVNIFSDAKIIKLMHRYGPLGFMSYLLVLTNVFMNGYYLEASTTDLSYILLNGIGGKYINGKNKLQEIILYLAYIDLIDKDLLNQNIITSKGIQKRFLVATRSRKNQDLSKYWLIDEPETPNEIIEEVKKDQQKKPKKQKIQERRIKDINEHAPKKHYLTSCLIEYRYINEYSLDIYKYNELFEDLLHSYDGDLLYRAVRYLCNYASRSNTKIDDRYKFFETSITNNLEILTKQHSNTSLEDLFKSLLNS
- a CDS encoding helix-turn-helix domain-containing protein, whose product is MTKEDITHYTINEVAISLRVTPRTIYTYISIGKLNGVKIANKWRFSKKQIDDFLKQLSEVEYPRYVKK
- a CDS encoding tyrosine-type recombinase/integrase; the protein is MIKAHPLEPLIELFCENLDIKKNSVNSYKALLLRYVRYLKRHNIQYAKRSDIIDYREQMWEEGLRANTIQKQIVVIRNFYQWLKVNQRQYEFEDVYQFNIAEKIKGAKIDRNYKKEPLNKEQALKLIEVAKQSKTDIRGYRNYAIILLMIITGVRSIEVVRATKADLSKLFKYSILYVHGKGKDGADTFVKLSAEVTDALNDYLNRRRDNSRYLFVTHGETSSCQQLSSNTLRRFITILMKEAGIYNAKHTPHSLRHTTAYLNLQAGGTLESTQQLLRHKNIETTLIYAHNINRINDDSEFRINNYLFDEEEEENK
- a CDS encoding helix-turn-helix transcriptional regulator, which codes for MDKGKIKAFHYSSMQRKYLYNFRKKNQYTMLQVSEMIEMSRNYYEMIENGRKGQRLSLKTAYKFATLLSIDLQDLYNLEEKYLEDQLND
- a CDS encoding helix-turn-helix domain-containing protein → MKNKYPKIGRVMRERAGYTQGFLVTLLGNKYSISSIRNYEIGERDAPVSYLLDLSNLYRCTLPDLFDEEKTYYMYSNIDMLNYSYVNHESKIEKPIVKFAYSYERNIHTDKYDYLYYLLTADDLTLNLPMGTRLLVQMKGKEMIDVNYKERIYLISVDKESHPDYDYEKNFHINPHFKTTETKQFFTKAKLVKDLPNKTVMYYDGKIVRCMNYRKFKNMIDGVVHKYIFDENIDEFALMPSKDGFILQ